Proteins from one Malaya genurostris strain Urasoe2022 chromosome 2, Malgen_1.1, whole genome shotgun sequence genomic window:
- the LOC131429944 gene encoding trans-1,2-dihydrobenzene-1,2-diol dehydrogenase-like — MSPLRWGVVTAGTVSHDFVCAISTLPECDHKVIAVAASGRDSVIKFAELHGIPTFYVGFDALAKDPHIDIVFIGSMTSAHYEVAMKMLEAGKHVLCEKPLCVNEGQTKALLSYARDQKLFCMEAIWSRFLPSYSHVRERIRKGDLGNVKEVTVELGSTMSKVEQIRMKQWNGGGAVLEMGVNNIQLALWAFQEAPNEIIPKYVQNAENVYTETDVQLRFPSGGVAKLRTSTVKALSNTAVITGTKGSIKLHDFCCPIELTDIDGTVRSYPLPNSRVESIMKNSAGMRFEAEECRKRILAGDSESQVVTHANSLAIARVQDVIRKQMGIEAAEDYTFKI, encoded by the exons ATGTCACCACTCCGCTGGGGAGTCGTGACCGCTGGAACGGTGTCGCATGATTTTGTGTGCGCCATATCGACGCTTCCGGAATGTGATCATAAG gttATTGCCGTTGCCGCAAGTGGTCGCGACAGTGTTATTAAGTTCGCTGAGTTGCACGGAATTCCAACGTTCTACGTTGGTTTCGATGCACTGGCAAAGGATCCACACATTG ACATCGTTTTCATCGGATCGATGACCAGTGCCCACTATGAGGTGGCCATGAAAATGTTAGAAGCTGGGAAACACGTTTTGTGTGAAAAGCCATTGTGCGTGAATGAAGGCCAAACGAAGGCTTTGCTGAGTTATGCCCGGGATCAAAAACTATTTTGTATGGAAGCAATCTGGTCACGATTTTTGCCAAGTTACAGTCACGTGCGGGAACGAATTCGGAAAGGTGACCTCGGTAACGTGAAAGAGGTAACAGTCGAGCTGGGTTCCACCATGAGCAAAGTAGAACAGATCCGAATGAAACAGTGGAACGGTGGAGGAGCCGTTCTCGAGATGGGCGTTAACAACATCCAGCTGGCTCTGTGGGCTTTCCAAGAGGCCCCTAATGAGATAATCCCCAAATATGTGCAGAACGCCGAGAACGTTTACACCGAAACCGACGTTCAGCTTCGTTTCCCGAGTGGAGGCGTGGCTAAACTCAGAACAAGCACCGTGAAAGCATTGTCCAATACAGCCGTTATAACGGGCACGAAAGGATCCATAAAG CTACACGATTTTTGCTGTCCCATCGAATTGACGGATATTGACGGTACCGTTCGATCGTATCCACTGCCTAACTCTAGAGTCGAAAGCATTATGAAGAACAGTGCCGGTATGCGATTCGAAGCGGAAGAATGCAGGAAACGCATCTTGGCCGGTGATTCAGAATCACAGGTGGTGACGCATGCGAACAGTTTAGCGATAGCTCGAGTGCAAGATGTGATACGAAAGCAAATGGGTATCGAAGCGGCCGAGGATTATACCTTTAAAATCTGA